One part of the Arabidopsis thaliana chromosome 4, partial sequence genome encodes these proteins:
- a CDS encoding neurochondrin family protein (neurochondrin family protein; FUNCTIONS IN: binding; INVOLVED IN: biological_process unknown; LOCATED IN: cellular_component unknown; EXPRESSED IN: 18 plant structures; EXPRESSED DURING: 9 growth stages; CONTAINS InterPro DOMAIN/s: Armadillo-type fold (InterPro:IPR016024), Neurochondrin (InterPro:IPR008709); Has 174 Blast hits to 168 proteins in 66 species: Archae - 0; Bacteria - 0; Metazoa - 110; Fungi - 7; Plants - 49; Viruses - 0; Other Eukaryotes - 8 (source: NCBI BLink).) → MAAAPQEERSPSLDDCLKLLKGERDEQRLAGLLLVTKFCKNDDIVSLNKVYEAVGTHFLDRLFRTGSGSGDGVDNRDVYLQISITVLAAFCRVPEIASSEEMVSRIPLILEVMSKGITTNMLEDCYELLYLVSTACEAGLMTLINSGGLRVIAPQMSELPDGSHAMEVAIKILQLLVSKLDCGSMTIERFLELSLVIAAVARQFAVLHNALKFEALHLLSAVFSSEYSELLHEPLRSMPDNNWADYMRTGVVAILQNRVAPSEKLHALILAENMMSILGEKWLLGGVKLPNVDIPADRCLLLVLESSHVEISVLLNDLAYKKYEAPKDNSTAEDILLKQRYLPIVFSLVEKIIKYISSAGENEGTLSDEAVFQKVIKILNETVGAVFEYLRDAKEHGIKKGTDLLASVRVIGSYLAETPVACKEQVQDLLDYMLSVKGEDESSPFLSTCFLLPMLCQITMNAEGCKLLAYSRGDVAVVECLIKLIERCGESVDEDRSIFLACDTIMNILLKREEISPPEISTFASLLKALAYWADGSNDHSVVMMAASICSLIFDFTSEDALQLSRSSLDSLARLVTRSLSSSGQDMSDTADLLEIIRAGYSRWINRFPTIMKHPVVQ, encoded by the exons ATGGCAGCAGCACCACAGGAGGAACGATCTCCGTCGCTTGACGATTGCCTTAAGCTATTGAAAGGGGAGAGAGACGAGCAGAGGCTCGCCGGTCTACTTCTCGTCACCAAATTCTGTAAGAACGATGACATCGTTTCTCTCAACAAGGTCTACGAAGCCGTTGGTACTCACTTTCTCGACCGTCTTTTCCGTACTG gtaGTGGCAGTGGCGATGGGGTTGATAATCGTGATGTGTATCTGCAGATATCTATCACTGTTCTTGCTGCATTCTGCCGTGTTCCGGAGATAGCTTCTTCAGAAGAGATGGTCTCCAGAATTCCCCTTATTCTCGAAGTAATGTCCAAAGG AATAACTACAAACATGCTCGAAGATTGCTATGAGCTTCTGTATTTGGTGTCCACGGCTTGTGAAGCTGGTCTCATGACTTTGATTAACTCTGGAGGCTTGAGAGTGATAGCTCCCCAGATGTCTGAGTTACCTGATG GTTCACATGCCATGGAGGTTGCTATAAAGATTCTGCAGTTATTGGTTAGTAAGCTTGATTGTGGGAGCATGACTATTGAACGCTTCTTAGAACTGTCTTTGGTG ATTGCTGCTGTTGCACGGCAGTTTGCGGTGTTGCATAATGCCCTGAAGTTTGAAGCACTCCATTTACTGTCTGCAGTCTTCTCGTCAGAGTATTCT GAACTTCTTCATGAACCTCTTCGTTCCATGCCCGACAACAATTGGGCAGACTATATGCGCACAGGTGTTGTGGCAATTCTGCAGAACCGTGTGG CACCTTCCGAAAAGCTTCATGCGTTGATTCTGGCTGAGAATATGATGTCAATATTGGGTGAAAAGTGGCTTCTCGGCGGGGTAAAATTACCCAATGTTGATATTCCAGCTGATAG GTGTCTTCTGTTGGTATTAGAGTCATCGCATGTTGAAATTTCTGTATTGTTAAATGATCTCGCTTACAAGAAGTATGAAGCTCCTAAAGATAATTCAACTGCTGAAGACATTCTCTTGAAGCAACGGTATCTACCCATCGTGTTTTCACTGGTAGAAAAGatcatcaaatatatatcatctGCTGGTGAAAACGAAG GGACTCTATCTGACGAAGCTGTCTTCCAAAAGGTGATTAAAATACTTAATGAGACAGTAGGAGCGGTGTTCGAATATCTCAGAGATGCAAAG GAACATGGAATTAAGAAAGGAACTGACCTTCTTGCATCTGTGCGAGTGATTGGAAG CTATCTTGCGGAAACTCCTGTTGCGTGCAAAGAGCAGGTCCAGGATCTTCTGGATTATATGCTTTCAGTGAAGGGCGAAGATGAATCCAG cCCGTTTTTGTCTACTTGCTTCTTGCTCCCAATGCTTTGCCAAATAACAATGAACGCAGAAGGATGTAAACTCTTGGCCTATTCAAGAGGCGATGTAGCT GTCGTTGAATGTCTAATAAAATTGATTGAGCGCTGTGGTGAGAGTGTTGATGAGGATCGAAGCATATTCTTGGCTTGTGATACAATCatgaatattcttttgaaG AGGGAAGAAATAAGCCCGCCGGAAATTTCAACATTTGCCAGTCTATTGAAAGCTTTGGCATATTGGgcag ATGGGAGTAATGACCATTCGGTAGTAATGATGGCTGCAAGCATATGCTCTCTGATCTTTGATTTCACATCAGAAGATGCTTTACAACTTAGCAGAAGCTCCCTGGATAGTTTGGCCCGGCTCGTTACAAGAAGCTTGTCCTCAAGTGGCCAG GATATGTCTGATACCGCGGATCTTCTTGAAATCATAAGAGCAG GATACTCTCGGTGGATAAATCGATTTCCCACCATTATGAAACATCCCGTTGTGCAATAG
- a CDS encoding calcium-binding EF hand family protein (calcium-binding EF hand family protein; FUNCTIONS IN: calcium ion binding; EXPRESSED IN: 24 plant structures; EXPRESSED DURING: 15 growth stages; CONTAINS InterPro DOMAIN/s: EF-Hand 1, calcium-binding site (InterPro:IPR018247), EF-HAND 2 (InterPro:IPR018249), EF-hand-like domain (InterPro:IPR011992), Calcium-binding EF-hand (InterPro:IPR002048), EF-hand (InterPro:IPR018248); Has 1096 Blast hits to 1078 proteins in 164 species: Archae - 0; Bacteria - 0; Metazoa - 829; Fungi - 82; Plants - 97; Viruses - 0; Other Eukaryotes - 88 (source: NCBI BLink).) yields the protein MPALSHYRSVSSLPSVDRSFLLIQRLRIHGSSSSFPESSPSASILSGADPLKCTVSGGSLAKWITGISAGSALGFLYWSSGSSDSISGLFGGSNLLSFADSSTPSVCGVKVGDLKPRSFIPKLSLPGYSSGFIFGDAYRRKIFFNYEKRLRLQSPPEKVFEYFASVRTDKGEILMKPADLMRAIVPVFPPSESHLVREGYLTGERNPGELRCSPSEFFMLFDVDNDGLISFKEYIFFVTLLSIPESSFAVAFKMFDTDNNGEIDKEEFKTVMSLMRSQHRQGVGHRDGLRTGLHMTGSVEDGGLVEYFFGKDGSQKLKHDKFTKFMKDLTEEMLRLEFAHYDYKRRGSISAKDFALSMVAAADASHLSKLLDRVESLSEHPHLRDMRISLKEFKQFDELRSKLGPFSLALFAYGKANGLLTMKDFKRAASQREGRGTANCKRIVSVLLRWMEGF from the exons ATGCCCGCCTTATCTCACTACAGATCAGTATCATCTCTACCGTCCGTTGACCGATCATTCCTTCTCATCCAACGACTCAGGATCCACGGCAGCTCTTCTTCCTTCCCTGAATCTTCTCCTTCTGCGTCTATTCTCTCCGGCGCAGATCCGTTGAAGTGTACGGTCTCTGGTGGATCTCTTGCTAAATGGATCACCGGGATTTCAGCTGGATCCGCCTTAGGGTTTCTCTATTGGTCCTCTGGTTCTTCTGATTCCATCTCTGGTTTGTTTGGTGGGAGTAATTTATTGTCCTTCGCTGATAGTTCAACGCCTTCTGTTTGTGGTGTAAAAGTCGGCGATCTGAAACCGAGATCGTTTATTCCGAAATTGTCGTTGCCTGGTTACAGCTCTGGATTCATCTTCGGAG aTGCGTATAGAAGGAAGATCTTCTTCAATTACGAGAAACGTTTGAGATTACAAAGTCCTCCTGAAAAG GTTTTCGAGTACTTTGCATCTGTTCGAACAGATAAAGGAGAAATACTAATGAAACCGGCAGATTTGATGAGGGCAATTGTCCCCGTGTTTCCTCCATCAGAATCTCATCTAGTAAGAGAAGGATATTTGACTGGGGAGAGAAATCCTGGTGAACTTAGATGCTCTCCTTCCGAGTTCTTCATGCTCTTTGATGTTGATAATGATGGTCTTATATCCTTCAAAGA GTATATATTCTTTGTGACATTACTCAGCATTCCTGAATCAAGCTTCGCAGTGGCTTTCAAAATGTTTGATACTGACAACAACGG GGAGATTGACAAAGAAGAGTTTAAGACAGTGATGAGTCTGATGCGATCTCAGCATAGACAAGGAGTTGGCCACAGAGATGGCCTTCGAACAGGGTTACATATGACCGGTTCTGTCGAGGATGGAGGATTGGTAGAATACTTCTTTGGGAAAGATGGCAGTCAAAAACTGAAACACGACAAATTCACTAAGTTTATGAAAGATCTAACTGAAGAG ATGCTGAGGCTGGAGTTTGCACATTATGACTATAAACGAAGAGGAAGTATATCGGCCAAAGATTTTGCATTGTCGATGGTTGCAGCGGCTGATGCAAGCCATTTGAGCAAGCTGCTTGATAGAGTTGAGAGTCTGAGCGAACACCCGCATCTCCGGGACATGCGTATCTCACTGAAGGAATTCAAACAGTTTGATGAGCTACGTAGTAAACTTGGACCATTCTCTCTAGCGCTTTTTGCTTATGGCAAAGCTAATGGTTTACTTACAATGAAAGATTTCAAACGAGCCGCCTCTCAG AGAGAGGGACGTGGCACAGCCAATTGCAAAAGGATTGTCTCGGTACTTCTCAGATGGATGGAAGGGTTCTAA
- a CDS encoding calcium-binding EF hand family protein (calcium-binding EF hand family protein; FUNCTIONS IN: calcium ion binding; EXPRESSED IN: 24 plant structures; EXPRESSED DURING: 15 growth stages; CONTAINS InterPro DOMAIN/s: EF-Hand 1, calcium-binding site (InterPro:IPR018247), EF-HAND 2 (InterPro:IPR018249), EF-hand-like domain (InterPro:IPR011992), Calcium-binding EF-hand (InterPro:IPR002048), EF-hand (InterPro:IPR018248); Has 1138 Blast hits to 1114 proteins in 164 species: Archae - 0; Bacteria - 0; Metazoa - 850; Fungi - 83; Plants - 103; Viruses - 0; Other Eukaryotes - 102 (source: NCBI BLink).): MPALSHYRSVSSLPSVDRSFLLIQRLRIHGSSSSFPESSPSASILSGADPLKCTVSGGSLAKWITGISAGSALGFLYWSSGSSDSISGLFGGSNLLSFADSSTPSVCGVKVGDLKPRSFIPKLSLPGYSSGFIFGDAYRRKIFFNYEKRLRLQSPPEKVFEYFASVRTDKGEILMKPADLMRAIVPVFPPSESHLVREGYLTGERNPGELRCSPSEFFMLFDVDNDGLISFKEYIFFVTLLSIPESSFAVAFKMFDTDNNGEIDKEEFKTVMSLMRSQHRQGVGHRDGLRTGLHMTGSVEDGGLVEYFFGKDGSQKLKHDKFTKFMKDLTEEMLRLEFAHYDYKRRGSISAKDFALSMVAAADASHLSKLLDRVESLSEHPHLRDMRISLKEFKQFDELRSKLGPFSLALFAYGKANGLLTMKDFKRAASQVCGITLSDNVIEIAFHVFDSNQDGNLSVDEFLRVLHRRERDVAQPIAKGLSRYFSDGWKGSKNCSSS, encoded by the exons ATGCCCGCCTTATCTCACTACAGATCAGTATCATCTCTACCGTCCGTTGACCGATCATTCCTTCTCATCCAACGACTCAGGATCCACGGCAGCTCTTCTTCCTTCCCTGAATCTTCTCCTTCTGCGTCTATTCTCTCCGGCGCAGATCCGTTGAAGTGTACGGTCTCTGGTGGATCTCTTGCTAAATGGATCACCGGGATTTCAGCTGGATCCGCCTTAGGGTTTCTCTATTGGTCCTCTGGTTCTTCTGATTCCATCTCTGGTTTGTTTGGTGGGAGTAATTTATTGTCCTTCGCTGATAGTTCAACGCCTTCTGTTTGTGGTGTAAAAGTCGGCGATCTGAAACCGAGATCGTTTATTCCGAAATTGTCGTTGCCTGGTTACAGCTCTGGATTCATCTTCGGAG aTGCGTATAGAAGGAAGATCTTCTTCAATTACGAGAAACGTTTGAGATTACAAAGTCCTCCTGAAAAG GTTTTCGAGTACTTTGCATCTGTTCGAACAGATAAAGGAGAAATACTAATGAAACCGGCAGATTTGATGAGGGCAATTGTCCCCGTGTTTCCTCCATCAGAATCTCATCTAGTAAGAGAAGGATATTTGACTGGGGAGAGAAATCCTGGTGAACTTAGATGCTCTCCTTCCGAGTTCTTCATGCTCTTTGATGTTGATAATGATGGTCTTATATCCTTCAAAGA GTATATATTCTTTGTGACATTACTCAGCATTCCTGAATCAAGCTTCGCAGTGGCTTTCAAAATGTTTGATACTGACAACAACGG GGAGATTGACAAAGAAGAGTTTAAGACAGTGATGAGTCTGATGCGATCTCAGCATAGACAAGGAGTTGGCCACAGAGATGGCCTTCGAACAGGGTTACATATGACCGGTTCTGTCGAGGATGGAGGATTGGTAGAATACTTCTTTGGGAAAGATGGCAGTCAAAAACTGAAACACGACAAATTCACTAAGTTTATGAAAGATCTAACTGAAGAG ATGCTGAGGCTGGAGTTTGCACATTATGACTATAAACGAAGAGGAAGTATATCGGCCAAAGATTTTGCATTGTCGATGGTTGCAGCGGCTGATGCAAGCCATTTGAGCAAGCTGCTTGATAGAGTTGAGAGTCTGAGCGAACACCCGCATCTCCGGGACATGCGTATCTCACTGAAGGAATTCAAACAGTTTGATGAGCTACGTAGTAAACTTGGACCATTCTCTCTAGCGCTTTTTGCTTATGGCAAAGCTAATGGTTTACTTACAATGAAAGATTTCAAACGAGCCGCCTCTCAGGTATGTGGAATAACATTGTCAGACAATGTGATAGAAATTGCGTTTCATGTGTTTGACTCGAATCAAGATGGGAATTTGAGTGTGGATGAGTTTTTGCGGGTTCTGCATCGAAGAGAGAGGGACGTGGCACAGCCAATTGCAAAAGGATTGTCTCGGTACTTCTCAGATGGATGGAAGGGTTCTAAGAACTGTTCCTCATCGTGA
- the Phox4 gene encoding Octicosapeptide/Phox/Bem1p (PB1) domain-containing protein / tetratricopeptide repeat (TPR)-containing protein, translating into MGKPTAKKKNPETPKDASGGGGGGGGKSGKTYHRSTSRVFDEDMEIFISRALELKEEGNKLFQKRDHEGAMLSFDKALKLLPKDHIDVAYLRTSMASCYMQMGLGEYPNAISECNLALEASPRYSKALVRRSRCYEALNKLDYAFRDARIVLNMEPGNVSANEIFDRVKKVLVDKGIDVDEMEKDFVDVQPVCAARLKKIVKERLRKSKKKKKSGGKDEELKSPKVVVVDKGDEAEGRNKPKEEKSDKSDIDGKIGGKREEKKTSFKSDKGQKKKSGGNKAGEERKVEDKVVVMDKEVIASEIVDGGGSKKEGATVTRTIKLVHGDDIRWAQLPLDSTVRLVRDVIRDRFPALRGFLIKYRDTEGDLVTITTTDELRLAASTHDKLGSLRLYIAEVNPDQEPTYDGMSNTESTDKVSKRLSSLADNGSVGEYVGSDKASGCFENWIFQFAQLFKNHVGFDSDSYVDLHDLGMKLYTEAMEDAVTGEDAQELFQIAADKFQEMGALALLNWGNVHMSKARKQVCIPEDASREAIIEAVEAAFVWTQNEYNKAAEKYEEAIKVKPDFYEALLALGQEQFEHAKLCWYHALKSKVDLESEASQEVLKLYNKAEDSMERGMQIWEEMEECRLNGISKLDKHKNMLRKLELDELFSEASEEETVEQTANMSSQINLLWGSLLYERSIVEYKLGLPTWDECLEVAVEKFELAGASATDIAVMVKNHCSSESALEGMGFKIDEIVQAWNEMYDAKRWQMGVPSFRLEPMFRRRAPKLHDILENVFSGPV; encoded by the exons ATGGGAAAGCCAAcggcgaagaagaaaaatccgGAGACGCCAAAAGATGCTTccggcggcggcggcggcggtggAGGCAAGTCAGGGAAAACTTACCATCGTTCTACTTCGAGGGTATTTGACGAAGATATGGAGATTTTCATTAGCAGAGCACTTGAGctcaaagaagaaggtaaCAAGTTGTTCCAGAAACGCGACCACGAAGGTGCGATGTTGAGTTTCGACAAAGCCTTGAAGCTCTTGCCCAAAGATCATATCGATGTAGCTTATCTTAGAACGAGTATGGCTTCTTGTTATATGCAAATGGGATTAGGTGAGTATCCGAATGCGATTAGCGAATGTAATTTGGCTCTTGAAGCTTCTCCTAGGTACAGTAAGGCTTTAGTCAGACGTTCTCGGTGTTACGAGGCTTTGAATAAGTTAGATTACGCGTTTAGGGATGCTCGTATTGTTTTGAATATGGAGCCAGGAAATGTGTCTGCAAATGAAATCTTTGATAGGGTGAAGAAAGTGTTGGTGGATAAAGGTATTGATGTGGATGAAATGGAGAAGGACTTTGTCGATGTACAGCCTGTTTGCGCTGCTCGTTTGAAGAAGATTGTGAAGGAGAGGTTGAggaagagtaagaagaagaaaaagagtggTGGGAAGGATGAGGAACTGAAGAGTCCaaaggttgttgttgttgacaaGGGAGACGAAGCAGAGGGCAGAAATAAGCCGAAGGAGGAAAAGAGCGATAAGTCTGACATTGATGGAAAGATTGGTggcaagagagaagaaaagaaaacaagtttcaAGAGTGATAAAggacagaaaaagaaaagtggtgGTAATAAAGcaggagaagagaggaaggTGGAGGATAAGGTCGTTGTTATGGACAAAGAGGTCATTGCTTCCGAGATTGTTGATGGAGGAGGAAGCAAAAAAGAAGGGGCAACGGTTACTAGGACTATCAAGCTGGTACATGGAGATGATATAAGGTGGGCACAATTGCCGTTGGATTCTACTGTTAGACTTGTGAGAGATGTAATCAGGGATCGCTTTCCTGCTCTTAGGGGTTTCCTCATTAAATATAGGGATACAGAAGGTGACTTGGTAACCATTACCACAACTGATGAGCTGAGGCTAGCTGCTTCTACTCATGATAAACTTGGCTCCCTTAGATTATATATAGCAGAAGTTAACCCTGACCAAGAACCAACCTATGATGGCATGAGCAATACTGAATCAACTGACAAGGTTTCCAAGAGATTAAGTAGCCTTGCGGACAATGGTAGTGTTGGAGAATACGTGGGATCTGACAAAGCATCTGGGTGCTTTGAGAACTGGATTTTCCAGTTTGCGCAATTGTTTAAGAACCATGTTGGGTTTGATTCTGATTCGTACGTGGACCTTCATGACCTTGGGATGAAGCTGTATACGGAAGCAATGGAGGATGCTGTCACTGGTGAAGATGCGCAGGAACTCTTTCAAATCGCTGCTGATAAGTTCCAAGAAATGGGGGCACTAGCTTTGTTGAACTGGGGTAACGTTCACATGTCCAAGGCAAGGAAGCAAGTCTGTATACCCGAGGATGCCTCTAGAGAAGCTATAATAGAAGCAGTTGAGGCTGCATTTGTGTGGACACAGAACGAGTACAACAAAGCTGCAGAGAAATATGAAGAAGCAATTAAGGTTAAACCTGATTTTTACGAAGCTCTTCTAGCACTTGGGCAAGAGCAGTTTGAACATGCAAAGCTTTGCTGGTATCATGCACTCAAAAGCAAGGTAGACCTAGAAAGTGAGGCTTCTCAAGAGGTCCTGAAGCTCTATAACAAAGCTGAAGATAGTATGGAGAGGGGTATGCAGATCTGGGAAGAGATGGAAGAATGTCGTCTAAATGGAATCTCCAAGTTagataaacataaaaacatgTTGCGGAAGTTGGAGTTGGATGAATTGTTTAGTGAAGCTTCAGAAGAGGAAACTGTGGAGCAGACAGCTAATATGAGTTCTCAGATTAACCTCTTGTGGGGTTCGTTGCTATATGAACGGTCAATTGTGGAGTACAAGCTCGGGCTACCAACTTGGGATGAATGTTTGGAGGTTGCAGTGGAGAAGTTTGAGCTAGCTGGAGCTTCTGCAACTGATATAGCTGTGATGGTAAAGAACCATTGTTCAAGCGAGAGTGCACTTGAAG GTATGGGATTCAAGATTGATGAAATAGTGCAGGCATGGAATGAGATGTATGATGCCAAGAGATGGCAGATGGGTGTCCCATCTTTCCGGCTAGAACCAATGTTCCGGAGACGAGCTCCGAAACTGCATGATATCTTAGAGAATGTATTTTCAGGGCCTGTTTGA
- a CDS encoding uncharacterized protein (unknown protein; FUNCTIONS IN: molecular_function unknown; INVOLVED IN: biological_process unknown; LOCATED IN: cellular_component unknown; Has 30201 Blast hits to 17322 proteins in 780 species: Archae - 12; Bacteria - 1396; Metazoa - 17338; Fungi - 3422; Plants - 5037; Viruses - 0; Other Eukaryotes - 2996 (source: NCBI BLink).), whose translation MKVTHRNVPLHFRRHPDRDGKDRERNLRTTGVESDGNQHVQVSAEARDSVLRRVCSCEACRAMATAPTGKQVSSDQRRGFASWRLCRVQLRRRALHLQTHRFDRRSKLQ comes from the exons ATGAAAG TAACCCACAGGAATGTGCCGCTGCACTTTCGGCGACATCCAGATCGGGACGGTAAGGACCGGGAAAGAAATCTCCGGACAACCGGAGTGGAAAGTGACGGTAACCAACACGTGCAAGTGTCTGCAGAAGCACGTGACTCTGTCTTGCGGAGGGTTTGCTCCTGTGAAGCCTGTCGAGCCATGGCTACTGCTCCCACAGGGAAACAGGTGTCTTCTGATCAAAGGAGAGGCTTTGCCAGCTGGCGCCTCTGCAGAGTTCAGTTACGCCGGCGAGCCTTACATCTTCAGACTCATCGGTTCGACCGTCGATCCAAGCTGCAATAA
- a CDS encoding uncharacterized protein (unknown protein; Has 7 Blast hits to 7 proteins in 1 species: Archae - 0; Bacteria - 0; Metazoa - 0; Fungi - 0; Plants - 7; Viruses - 0; Other Eukaryotes - 0 (source: NCBI BLink).) — MKQLVTHRNVPLHFRRHPDRDGKDRERNLRTTGVESDGNQHVQVSAEARDSVLRRVCSCEACRAMATAPTGKQVSSDQRRGFASWRLCRVQLRRRALHLQTHRFDRRSKLQ; from the coding sequence ATGAAACAATTAGTAACCCACAGGAATGTGCCGCTGCACTTTCGGCGACATCCAGATCGGGACGGTAAGGACCGGGAAAGAAATCTCCGGACAACCGGAGTGGAAAGTGACGGTAACCAACACGTGCAAGTGTCTGCAGAAGCACGTGACTCTGTCTTGCGGAGGGTTTGCTCCTGTGAAGCCTGTCGAGCCATGGCTACTGCTCCCACAGGGAAACAGGTGTCTTCTGATCAAAGGAGAGGCTTTGCCAGCTGGCGCCTCTGCAGAGTTCAGTTACGCCGGCGAGCCTTACATCTTCAGACTCATCGGTTCGACCGTCGATCCAAGCTGCAATAA
- a CDS encoding Beta-1,3-N-Acetylglucosaminyltransferase family protein (Beta-1,3-N-Acetylglucosaminyltransferase family protein; FUNCTIONS IN: galactosyltransferase activity; INVOLVED IN: protein amino acid glycosylation; LOCATED IN: endomembrane system, membrane; CONTAINS InterPro DOMAIN/s: Glycosyl transferase, family 31 (InterPro:IPR002659); BEST Arabidopsis thaliana protein match is: Beta-1,3-N-Acetylglucosaminyltransferase family protein (TAIR:AT4G32105.1); Has 97 Blast hits to 96 proteins in 14 species: Archae - 0; Bacteria - 0; Metazoa - 0; Fungi - 0; Plants - 97; Viruses - 0; Other Eukaryotes - 0 (source: NCBI BLink).), with amino-acid sequence MAFALKCFVVVLLLSMVSHGLCLCTFGKIQIGAVRTGREIGGQPEWKVTVINTCNCFQKHVTLSCGGFAPAKPVKPLLLQPQGNTCLMIKGAALPAGATAQFTYAGQPYIFRPVGSKVDPSCTN; translated from the exons aTGGCGTTTGCtcttaaatgttttgttgttgttcttcttctctctatgGTCTCTCATG GACTGTGCCTTTGCACTTTTGGCAAGATCCAGATCGGAGCGGTGAGGACAGGAAGAGAAATCGGCGGGCAGCCGGAGTGGAAAGTGACGGTAATCAACACGTGCAATTGTTTTCAGAAGCACGTGACTCTATCTTGCGGAGGGTTTGCTCCTGCGAAGCCTGTCAAGCCATTGCTGCTTCAGCCACAAGGAAACACGTGTCTTATGATTAAAGGAGCAGCTTTGCCAGCTGGCGCCACCGCTCAGTTCACATACGCCGGCCAGCCTTACATCTTCAGACCCGTTGGTTCCAAGGTCGACCCAAGTTGCACgaattga